A single genomic interval of Chryseobacterium paludis harbors:
- a CDS encoding helix-turn-helix domain-containing protein, which produces MEKLRSLRKQRGYTQEYMSNILSTDVSNYCRKENGDVKIFEDEWEKLAKALDVSVEDIKEERGAQVQNNDNLTFNDSTGNFQSTNNYYNLPEYILENQQDYINLLKEQIEALKEENKRLKSGK; this is translated from the coding sequence ATGGAAAAGCTAAGAAGTCTAAGAAAGCAGCGAGGATACACTCAGGAATACATGTCAAACATCTTATCAACAGATGTTTCCAATTATTGTAGAAAGGAGAATGGAGATGTCAAAATATTTGAGGACGAGTGGGAAAAGTTGGCTAAGGCTTTGGATGTTTCTGTTGAAGATATTAAAGAGGAGAGAGGTGCTCAGGTGCAGAATAATGATAACCTTACTTTTAATGATAGTACAGGGAACTTTCAGTCTACTAATAATTACTATAATCTACCAGAGTATATACTGGAAAATCAACAAGATTACATCAACCTTCTAAAAGAGCAGATTGAAGCTTTAAAAGAAGAAAATAAAAGATTAAAATCTGGGAAATAA
- a CDS encoding DNA adenine methylase — protein sequence MIKTKAKPFLRWAGGKRWLLKEIDRLVDINAFTTYHEPFIGGGSIYFHLNPRNAFISDSNHELINSYIQLRDHVEPIIHLLNGFENTEEFYYKIRKEKFEDEIKEAARFIYLNQTSFNGIFRVNLKGEYNVPFGHRKNHKYDFENLKIASENLKNTNINSEDFHRTIDKVKPGHLVFLDPPYTVAHNKNGFIQYNQKIFSLNDQYRLQEYIQKLKEIGAYYIMTNAAHIAIKEIFSNGDKMYELQRASLIGGKNAKREKYSELILTNIL from the coding sequence ATGATTAAAACTAAAGCTAAACCATTTTTACGATGGGCAGGAGGAAAGAGATGGTTATTAAAAGAAATTGATAGATTAGTAGACATTAATGCATTTACAACTTATCACGAACCTTTTATAGGAGGAGGCTCCATTTATTTTCATCTCAATCCTAGGAACGCCTTTATTTCTGATTCTAATCATGAGCTGATTAATTCATATATTCAGTTAAGAGATCATGTTGAACCCATAATACATTTACTTAATGGGTTTGAAAATACAGAAGAATTCTATTATAAAATTAGAAAAGAAAAATTTGAAGATGAAATTAAAGAGGCTGCACGGTTTATATATTTAAATCAAACTTCTTTTAATGGAATTTTCAGAGTTAATTTAAAAGGTGAATACAATGTTCCTTTTGGGCATCGAAAAAATCATAAATATGATTTTGAAAATCTCAAAATTGCAAGTGAAAATCTGAAAAACACAAACATTAATTCTGAAGACTTTCACAGAACAATTGATAAAGTTAAACCAGGTCATTTAGTCTTTCTTGATCCACCTTATACTGTTGCTCATAATAAAAATGGATTCATTCAATATAATCAAAAGATTTTTTCTTTGAATGATCAATATAGATTACAGGAGTACATTCAGAAATTAAAAGAAATTGGTGCTTACTATATTATGACCAATGCAGCACATATAGCAATAAAAGAGATATTTTCAAACGGAGATAAAATGTATGAACTTCAAAGAGCAAGCTTAATTGGAGGAAAAAATGCGAAAAGGGAAAAATACTCTGAATTAATTTTAACCAACATTTTATAA
- a CDS encoding bacteriocin-like protein — protein sequence MKNLKKLSRNDLETVQGGRRPQTWIAETSCGVTATTTQDWSAQQANEWRDRVEAINCPPPTHSGSITNLA from the coding sequence ATGAAGAATTTAAAAAAATTATCTCGAAATGATCTTGAGACAGTACAAGGAGGAAGACGGCCGCAAACCTGGATCGCAGAGACATCTTGTGGTGTAACTGCTACCACTACCCAGGATTGGAGCGCACAACAAGCGAATGAATGGCGTGATAGAGTTGAAGCAATTAATTGCCCTCCACCTACTCATAGTGGTTCTATTACTAATTTAGCTTGA
- a CDS encoding DGQHR domain-containing protein has translation MTYIDHIKVIEIEKKITNDTSFLGKLYKAKKNDYQIVSVDHNLVDAYIKERWEIFGKPLKTKTRLRKAKSHSKKFEDDVWCQIYDLGYRTLNIDENLHLNFNNNDKKQIDVLAINDDTAIIIECKSSDTLKKAPSFKDEFELLSLRLDGFKKTLQQIYGKNLKIKYIFATRNLRIDMESEDMKRLLSTNSFYYNNNTFKYIDDLIKNYKNVAFYQFLGLIFKNELISKDRIEIPAVKGEMGTKTYYMFSIEPELLLKMGFILHRTKVNESEFPTYQRLLVAKRLPGITKFIDDGGYFPNSIIINFSNKKNKVQFEASSKIGDTNSCFGTLKIPNSFAIAYIIDGQHRVYGYANSKFKNSNTIPVVAFENLDTSDQLKIFMDINENQKAVSPSLRLDLEEDLYWNSDRTDSRLKALRSSIIKELANNQSSPLFEKISVGEDKSLLTFQPFSNALSASNILPKAKGNNFTEEAHKYSLYNISNHDHTAEMTNCKKRIFQLLAKCYDYVEQNYNEIYTEDKSLILSNRGTYPFICIIDSLNRFLTDQNIINQSTDENTRFEKIKPYLESLLEYLKKEITDEEKSKQLAFLGSGVETKWLRFFQSIIHRKHDEYFPVELIKWLETQDEELQNKGRSLGIEIEKRMKSIVLAKMKLLYGDVWDLEINSIKRECQNRAEQEMEKNYKEGLGKKKVDWTEMFNINDYKTIIEKYWNKIPENKTIDFTTFEKDFSINIGDGIGSKPKALKWISFFNSYRNLWAHEGTKEKRLNKEEVNFIEKVHHHFYV, from the coding sequence ATGACATATATCGATCACATTAAAGTTATTGAGATTGAGAAAAAAATAACTAATGATACTTCTTTTCTTGGTAAATTATATAAAGCAAAAAAAAATGATTATCAAATTGTCAGTGTAGATCATAACTTGGTTGATGCTTATATTAAGGAAAGGTGGGAAATTTTTGGTAAACCTTTAAAAACGAAAACTAGACTTAGAAAAGCTAAATCTCACTCTAAAAAGTTTGAGGATGATGTGTGGTGCCAAATATATGATTTAGGATATAGAACTCTAAATATAGATGAAAATTTACATTTAAACTTTAACAATAATGATAAGAAGCAGATTGATGTTCTTGCTATTAATGACGACACAGCAATTATAATTGAATGTAAATCAAGTGATACGCTTAAAAAAGCACCAAGTTTTAAAGATGAATTTGAATTATTAAGTTTAAGATTAGATGGTTTTAAAAAGACTCTTCAGCAGATTTATGGGAAAAATTTAAAAATCAAATACATTTTTGCTACTAGAAATCTACGAATTGATATGGAAAGTGAAGATATGAAAAGATTACTTTCTACAAATTCTTTTTATTATAACAATAATACTTTTAAATATATTGATGACCTAATAAAAAACTATAAAAATGTTGCATTTTATCAATTTTTAGGATTAATCTTTAAAAATGAACTTATTAGTAAAGATCGAATAGAAATTCCGGCTGTAAAAGGTGAAATGGGAACCAAAACTTACTACATGTTTTCTATTGAACCGGAATTACTATTGAAGATGGGATTTATTCTCCATCGAACAAAAGTCAATGAATCAGAATTCCCAACATATCAAAGACTTTTAGTTGCAAAAAGATTGCCCGGTATTACAAAGTTTATTGATGACGGAGGGTATTTTCCAAATTCAATAATAATAAACTTTAGCAATAAAAAGAATAAAGTTCAATTTGAAGCAAGTTCAAAAATTGGAGATACAAATTCATGTTTTGGGACATTAAAAATTCCAAATAGTTTTGCAATAGCTTATATAATTGATGGTCAACACCGTGTTTATGGATATGCTAATTCAAAATTTAAAAATTCGAATACAATTCCTGTTGTTGCATTTGAAAACCTAGATACTAGTGATCAACTTAAAATCTTCATGGACATAAATGAAAATCAGAAAGCAGTAAGTCCAAGCTTAAGGTTGGATCTTGAAGAAGATTTATATTGGAATTCAGATAGAACAGACTCTAGACTTAAAGCACTACGTTCTTCAATAATTAAAGAACTTGCTAATAATCAAAGCAGTCCTTTATTTGAAAAAATTTCCGTTGGTGAAGATAAGTCACTTTTAACATTTCAACCTTTTTCCAATGCTCTTTCCGCCTCTAATATATTACCCAAAGCCAAAGGAAATAATTTCACAGAAGAAGCTCATAAATATTCACTTTACAATATTTCAAATCATGACCACACAGCAGAAATGACTAATTGCAAAAAAAGAATATTTCAACTTTTAGCTAAATGCTACGATTATGTAGAACAAAATTATAATGAAATATACACTGAAGATAAATCATTAATATTATCTAATAGAGGAACCTACCCTTTTATATGTATTATTGACAGTTTGAATAGATTTTTAACTGATCAGAATATTATTAATCAATCCACAGATGAAAATACTCGATTTGAAAAAATAAAACCTTATTTAGAGTCATTACTTGAATATTTAAAAAAGGAAATTACAGATGAGGAGAAAAGTAAGCAACTAGCATTTTTAGGAAGTGGTGTTGAAACTAAGTGGCTCCGTTTTTTTCAAAGCATAATTCATAGAAAACACGATGAATATTTTCCAGTGGAATTAATAAAATGGTTAGAGACTCAAGATGAAGAATTACAAAATAAAGGAAGAAGTTTAGGTATCGAAATTGAGAAAAGAATGAAAAGTATAGTTCTAGCAAAGATGAAATTGCTATATGGTGACGTTTGGGATTTGGAGATTAATAGTATTAAGAGAGAATGTCAAAATAGAGCTGAACAAGAAATGGAAAAAAACTATAAAGAGGGATTAGGCAAGAAGAAAGTTGATTGGACTGAAATGTTTAACATCAATGATTATAAAACAATAATAGAAAAATATTGGAACAAAATACCGGAAAATAAAACTATAGATTTCACAACTTTTGAAAAAGACTTCTCAATTAATATTGGTGATGGAATAGGAAGTAAACCAAAAGCTTTAAAATGGATTTCTTTTTTTAACTCGTATAGAAATCTTTGGGCACATGAAGGAACAAAAGAGAAGCGCTTAAATAAAGAAGAAGTTAATTTTATTGAAAAAGTACATCATCATTTTTATGTGTGA
- a CDS encoding putative phage abortive infection protein, translating to MRQNKQDTDQELDLKYLAIIVGSIIVVLWLISLGVLGIWVTKGNEIGDSFGAVNALFSGLALAGIILTILMQREELKLQRRELVLTRKEMEHTRDEFVTQNETLRIQRFENTFFQMTSLLSSILANIEIDWERYGIIKSRKALNKLAYTLSGYLVEEMHTDEFMERILQFDLSSLDEAVTEKDLILVYDRLYQNNKDILGHYFRTLYHIIKLVHETDGVDRKRYISIIRAQLSNSEQILLFYNCLHENGKEKFKPLIEIYSLLHNIDLSFLPNMELKTVYAESAYNTTAP from the coding sequence ATGCGACAAAACAAGCAAGACACGGATCAAGAACTTGACTTAAAGTATTTAGCAATAATAGTTGGTTCGATAATAGTTGTACTCTGGTTAATATCATTAGGAGTATTAGGTATATGGGTCACTAAGGGTAATGAAATTGGAGATTCTTTTGGAGCAGTTAACGCCTTATTTTCAGGTTTGGCACTTGCTGGAATTATTCTCACAATTTTAATGCAAAGAGAAGAGCTTAAATTACAAAGAAGGGAACTAGTATTAACCCGGAAGGAAATGGAACACACCAGAGATGAATTTGTTACTCAAAATGAAACCCTTAGAATTCAGCGTTTCGAAAATACATTTTTTCAAATGACTTCCTTGTTAAGTAGTATTTTAGCGAATATTGAAATTGATTGGGAAAGATATGGCATTATCAAATCAAGAAAAGCTCTAAATAAGTTGGCATATACATTGAGTGGTTACTTAGTAGAAGAGATGCACACAGATGAGTTCATGGAACGTATCTTGCAATTTGATTTATCAAGTCTAGATGAAGCTGTAACAGAAAAAGATTTAATACTAGTTTACGATAGGCTTTATCAGAATAATAAAGATATTTTGGGACATTATTTCAGAACTCTATATCATATAATCAAATTAGTTCACGAAACAGACGGCGTTGATAGAAAAAGATATATATCAATAATCAGGGCTCAGTTGTCAAACTCTGAGCAGATACTATTATTCTACAATTGTTTACATGAAAATGGGAAAGAGAAATTTAAACCATTGATTGAAATTTATTCACTTTTACATAATATTGATTTATCATTTCTTCCTAATATGGAATTAAAAACAGTTTATGCAGAATCAGCTTATAATACTACAGCCCCTTAA